From Canis lupus baileyi chromosome 16, mCanLup2.hap1, whole genome shotgun sequence, a single genomic window includes:
- the PPP6C gene encoding serine/threonine-protein phosphatase 6 catalytic subunit isoform X5: MGDFVDRGYYSLETFTYLLALKAKWPDRITLLRGNHESRQITQVYGFYDECQTKYGNANAWRYCTKVFDMLTVAALIDEQILCVHGGLSPDIKTLDQIRTIERNQEIPHKGAFCDLVWSDPEDVDTWAISPRGAGWLFGAKVTNEFVHINNLKLICRAHQLVHEGYKFMFDEKLVTVWSAPNYCYRCGNIASIMVFKDVNTREPKLFRAVPDSERVIPPRTTTPYFL; encoded by the exons ATG GGTGATTTTGTAGACAGAGGTTACTATAGTTTGGAGACCTTCACTTACCTTCTTGCACTAAAGGCTAAATGGCCTGATCGTATCACACTTTTGCGAGGAAATCATGAAAGTAGACAGATAACACAGGTGTATGGATTTTATG atGAGTGCCAAACCAAATATGGAAATGCTAATGCCTGGAGATACTGTACCAAAGTTTTTGACATGCTCACAGTAGCAGCT TTAATAGATGAGCAGATTTTGTGTGTTCATGGTGGTTTATCTCCTGATATCAAAACACTGGATCAAATTCGAACCATTGAACGGAATCAGGAAATTCCTCATAAAGGAGCCTTTTGTGATCTGGTTTGGTCAGATCCTGAAGACGTGGATACTTGGGCAATCAGTCCCCGAGGAGCAGGTTGGCTTTTTGGCGCAAAGGTCACAAATGAG TTTGTTCATATCAACAACTTAAAACTCATCTGCAGAGCACACCAACTAGTGCACGAAGGCTATAAATTTATGTTTGATGAGAAGCTGGTAACAGTATGGTCTGCTCCTAATTACTGCTATCGTTGTGGAAATATCGCTTCGATCATGGTCTTCAAAGATGTAAATACAAGAGAACCAAAGTTATTCCGGGCAGTTCCAGATTCAGAACGTGTTATTCCTCCCAGAACGACGACGCCGTATTTTCTTTGA